The following are encoded in a window of Telmatobacter sp. DSM 110680 genomic DNA:
- a CDS encoding alpha-glucuronidase family glycosyl hydrolase, with protein MRNSPPNPHSTQNRVPPVSLLRPGIRSLLSKGLVFVAVLQCGFTISAQTASQAWLKYHPLSKPLTVPMRVSPLGQSLLEQTAAIELRRGLLSLSGGTPLESGPNMIELGTVQELRKQDPKQALPSLEQDEFLISAHRGDLIREIDIIGGSDRAILYGAFALLRNLAQGNDMSKVNLRERPAMSIRWVDEWDNADGSIERGYAGRSIFFDDGHVREDLAPVGEYARLLASIGIDGCNLNNVNNAAVFLTPQMLEGIARIAETMRPYGVRVSLSVDIASPQKIGGLNTFDPLDPAVKSWWTTKINEIYSLIPDFAGFTVKADSEGQPGPASFGRTPADAANTLAAALAPHNGVVLYRAFVYNHHADWRDPKADRARAAYDIFHPLDGKFASNVIIQTKEGPIDFQVREPVSPLFGGLTQTSQAMELQITQEYTGQQRHLVYLAPMWKQVLDFDMRAGGASTPVKQIISGKSFNRKLGGMVGVSGIGQQAWLSSPLALANLYAFGRLAWNPDLTSEQIADEWTRQTISNDPAAVRTVTKMLMQSWPAYENYTGPLGLQTLTDITGSHYGPNIESSENNGWGQWHRADHDGVGMDRSVATGTGFVGQYSPEVAKLYESATTTPDDLLLFFHHVPYTWKLHDRKTVIQYLYDSHYDGAAQAAQFVDEWTSLKARIDPELYNDMLPRLQYQAGHAIVWRDAITQYFLKLSGIPDAQGRAGHYPNRLEAEDAHLTGYKVIDVNPWEDASGGRAVNCDQNAKQPSCSAEWTYNAKAGRFNIAVQYFDLQGGTARFVLTINGQPPSPDASWSADGMFPTTRPHADNSTRHIVHNVALKPGDIVRVEGTPDRQDPAALDYIEILPATSENSGHS; from the coding sequence ATGCGGAACAGCCCGCCTAATCCACATTCAACTCAGAATCGGGTGCCCCCGGTCTCGCTTCTGAGACCGGGGATACGAAGTCTGCTCAGCAAGGGTCTTGTCTTCGTAGCAGTTCTTCAATGTGGATTCACCATCTCAGCCCAAACCGCCTCTCAGGCGTGGCTCAAATATCATCCCCTCTCCAAGCCACTCACTGTTCCCATGCGCGTCAGCCCTCTTGGTCAAAGCCTCCTCGAGCAAACCGCCGCCATCGAACTTCGTCGTGGCCTGCTCTCGCTCTCTGGCGGCACACCCCTCGAGAGCGGCCCCAACATGATCGAGCTAGGAACAGTGCAAGAGCTGCGCAAGCAGGACCCCAAACAAGCTTTGCCGTCTCTTGAGCAGGACGAATTCCTCATCTCGGCTCATCGTGGCGACCTAATCCGCGAAATCGACATCATCGGCGGCAGCGATCGCGCCATCCTCTACGGCGCCTTCGCCCTGCTGCGCAACCTGGCGCAAGGCAACGACATGAGCAAAGTCAATCTCCGCGAACGCCCCGCCATGTCCATCCGCTGGGTCGATGAGTGGGACAACGCCGACGGCTCCATCGAGCGCGGCTATGCCGGCCGCAGCATCTTCTTCGACGATGGCCATGTCCGCGAAGACCTTGCCCCGGTTGGCGAATACGCACGATTGCTTGCGTCGATAGGGATCGACGGCTGCAACCTGAATAATGTAAACAACGCCGCCGTCTTTCTAACGCCGCAAATGCTCGAAGGCATCGCAAGAATCGCCGAGACGATGCGACCTTATGGAGTACGCGTCAGCCTTTCGGTCGACATTGCCAGCCCCCAGAAAATCGGCGGCCTCAACACCTTCGATCCTCTCGATCCCGCAGTGAAAAGCTGGTGGACCACCAAGATCAACGAAATCTACTCGCTCATCCCCGATTTTGCCGGCTTCACCGTCAAGGCCGACAGCGAAGGCCAGCCAGGGCCCGCCAGCTTTGGCCGCACACCCGCCGACGCCGCCAACACCCTCGCCGCCGCCCTCGCCCCGCACAACGGTGTCGTTCTCTACCGCGCTTTCGTCTACAACCACCACGCCGACTGGCGCGACCCGAAGGCCGACCGCGCCCGAGCCGCTTATGACATCTTTCATCCTCTCGACGGCAAGTTCGCTTCCAACGTCATCATCCAGACCAAAGAAGGCCCCATCGACTTCCAGGTTCGCGAACCCGTCTCCCCGCTATTCGGCGGCCTGACCCAAACCAGCCAGGCCATGGAACTCCAGATCACGCAGGAGTACACCGGCCAGCAGCGCCACCTCGTCTATCTCGCGCCTATGTGGAAGCAGGTCCTTGACTTCGACATGCGCGCAGGCGGTGCCTCAACGCCCGTTAAGCAAATCATCTCTGGCAAATCTTTCAATCGAAAGCTGGGTGGCATGGTCGGCGTCTCCGGCATAGGCCAGCAGGCATGGCTCAGCTCGCCTCTCGCTCTCGCCAACCTCTACGCCTTCGGCCGCCTCGCTTGGAATCCCGACCTCACTTCCGAGCAGATCGCCGATGAGTGGACCCGCCAGACCATCAGTAATGATCCCGCCGCCGTCCGTACGGTGACAAAAATGCTGATGCAATCCTGGCCCGCGTATGAAAACTACACCGGTCCTCTCGGACTCCAGACCCTCACTGACATCACCGGCAGCCATTACGGCCCGAACATCGAGTCCAGCGAAAACAACGGTTGGGGTCAGTGGCACCGCGCCGATCACGACGGCGTAGGGATGGACCGCAGCGTCGCCACGGGTACCGGCTTCGTTGGCCAATACTCACCCGAAGTCGCGAAGCTCTACGAATCCGCTACCACCACCCCCGACGACTTGCTCCTCTTCTTCCACCATGTCCCCTACACCTGGAAACTCCACGACCGCAAAACCGTTATCCAATACCTTTACGACTCCCACTACGACGGTGCCGCGCAAGCAGCGCAGTTCGTCGATGAATGGACCTCGCTGAAAGCCCGCATCGATCCCGAACTCTACAACGACATGCTCCCAAGGCTTCAGTACCAGGCGGGACACGCAATCGTCTGGCGCGACGCCATCACGCAATACTTCCTCAAACTCAGCGGCATCCCCGACGCACAGGGCCGCGCCGGACACTATCCCAATCGCCTCGAAGCCGAAGACGCACACCTCACCGGCTACAAAGTAATCGATGTAAATCCATGGGAAGATGCCTCCGGTGGCCGGGCTGTGAACTGCGACCAAAACGCGAAACAGCCGTCCTGCTCCGCCGAATGGACATACAACGCGAAGGCCGGCCGCTTCAACATCGCTGTTCAATACTTCGACCTGCAAGGCGGCACCGCCAGATTCGTACTCACCATCAACGGCCAACCACCCAGCCCCGACGCATCATGGTCTGCGGATGGCATGTTCCCGACAACCCGCCCTCACGCCGACAACTCCACGCGCCACATCGTTCACAACGTCGCACTCAAACCCGGCGATATTGTGCGTGTTGAAGGAACTCCCGATCGCCAGGATCCCGCCGCCCTCGACTACATCGAAATCCTCCCCGCAACTTCAGAGAATAGCGGGCACTCCTGA
- a CDS encoding trehalase family glycosidase, translating into MQIHRSIIRTNLALIFILLISISASRAQSPPGQPDPAALLRDLTADFDRLAPQTIRPTDGYIKYPYLIPAGYYNQMWDWDGFFIGLHWANQDPANAKYLRDWVLGFAGSADEEGYVAGCITPKGPRPLFGKFAMKPFLAQGAVIAAQNLHDYEWVRPVWPAMKRVLDYRRRTQYDEKWKLWFWDNAMQSGADNNAALTNDENDRSAILAVDASVYAMREYLAMASLAGHLGDAADAKAYQAEALNTRHEILRQLWSPRDGMFWNRRRDRGSFVRVIAWSNFLPLVDGLLPREEGRRMVSAYLLNSTQMRSEHGFRSLSRFDSAYNNQAIINPYSNWRGPIWINANFLDWIALRRYGFNDEARWLAVTLAADIHRDIAKWGSMHEDYDAETGDGLAPTVEQSPGKKFAGFVGWNLLSEDMLQCEVTQQHCMSLAITATQ; encoded by the coding sequence GTGCAAATCCACCGCAGCATCATCCGCACGAATCTCGCGCTCATCTTTATCCTGCTAATCTCAATCTCGGCTTCTCGTGCGCAATCCCCTCCCGGCCAGCCCGATCCCGCCGCCCTCCTCCGCGATCTAACCGCCGACTTCGATCGCCTCGCTCCACAAACCATCCGTCCCACCGACGGATACATCAAGTATCCCTACCTCATCCCCGCCGGATACTACAACCAGATGTGGGACTGGGACGGCTTCTTCATCGGACTCCACTGGGCCAACCAGGATCCTGCCAACGCCAAGTATCTTCGCGACTGGGTGCTCGGATTTGCCGGCTCCGCAGATGAAGAGGGCTACGTTGCCGGCTGCATCACGCCCAAAGGCCCGCGCCCGCTCTTCGGCAAATTTGCGATGAAGCCGTTCCTTGCGCAGGGCGCCGTCATCGCCGCCCAAAACCTGCATGACTACGAATGGGTCCGTCCTGTGTGGCCCGCAATGAAGCGCGTCCTCGACTACCGTCGCCGCACGCAATACGACGAAAAGTGGAAGCTCTGGTTCTGGGACAACGCGATGCAGTCCGGCGCCGACAACAACGCCGCCCTCACCAACGACGAAAACGATCGCAGCGCCATCCTCGCCGTCGACGCTTCTGTCTACGCGATGCGCGAATATCTGGCGATGGCGTCACTTGCCGGGCATCTTGGTGACGCTGCAGATGCGAAGGCTTATCAAGCCGAGGCGCTCAATACTCGGCACGAAATCCTGCGCCAGCTCTGGTCCCCGCGCGATGGCATGTTCTGGAACCGTCGCCGCGACCGGGGCTCCTTCGTCCGCGTCATTGCCTGGTCGAACTTCCTTCCACTCGTGGATGGACTCCTTCCGCGCGAAGAAGGCCGCCGCATGGTCTCTGCCTATCTGCTCAACTCGACCCAGATGCGTTCCGAACATGGCTTCCGCAGCCTCTCGCGCTTTGACTCTGCCTATAACAACCAGGCCATCATCAACCCCTATTCCAACTGGCGGGGTCCTATATGGATCAATGCCAATTTTCTGGACTGGATCGCCCTCCGCCGCTACGGATTCAATGACGAAGCGCGCTGGCTTGCCGTCACTCTCGCTGCCGATATCCATCGCGACATCGCCAAGTGGGGTTCGATGCATGAAGACTATGACGCCGAAACCGGCGACGGCCTCGCTCCCACGGTCGAGCAGTCGCCAGGCAAGAAATTCGCAGGCTTCGTCGGTTGGAACCTGCTGTCCGAAGACATGCTTCAATGCGAAGTTACGCAGCAACACTGCATGTCTCTGGCAATCACTGCAACGCAATAA
- a CDS encoding Xaa-Pro peptidase family protein, which produces MPRFPTLTRRNFFGAATAAVAATALPTQAGQAPPSSPPAIAALPNLAGQARPFTNAERMARIERARQLMTSAKIDAIVLANSTSSTVYFADLHLYGGERLWALVLPARSNPFLVCPAFEEGRAHELLSSGPLAGNVDVLTWQEDESPYVALAKGLKDRGLTSATIGLDEHMAFVFSDGIRAANAHVNVVSATPITAGCRMIKDAHEIECMRLACHATLLVYRAVAQSLQVGMTTTDVRMLIAAAYHRVGFEGEASLNVDEFTAVPHGSAKPQTLRQGSILMLDDGCSVEGYQSDITRTFVLGKPTDKMKSVFDLVQRAQSAALKTARPGVPAADVDAAARKVIVDGGYGPGFKYFTHRVGHGIGMDGHEWPYLVRNDMYGWDLAPKLEANMTFSDEPGIYIPGEFGIRLEDDMLITHDGAELLTPQCPSLEDPFANVQ; this is translated from the coding sequence TTGCCCCGCTTTCCCACGCTTACTCGTCGCAATTTTTTCGGTGCCGCAACCGCCGCTGTCGCTGCCACCGCACTTCCAACGCAAGCTGGGCAAGCACCGCCATCCTCCCCGCCCGCCATCGCGGCGTTGCCCAATCTCGCCGGCCAGGCGCGACCCTTCACCAACGCCGAGCGCATGGCCCGCATCGAGCGCGCACGCCAGCTCATGACCTCCGCGAAGATCGACGCCATCGTGCTTGCCAACTCCACCAGCTCCACCGTCTACTTCGCCGACTTGCACCTCTATGGCGGAGAGAGACTCTGGGCACTCGTCTTGCCCGCGCGCTCCAACCCGTTCCTTGTTTGTCCCGCGTTTGAAGAAGGCCGCGCGCATGAGCTCCTCTCCAGCGGACCGCTTGCCGGCAACGTCGATGTCCTCACCTGGCAGGAAGACGAAAGCCCCTACGTCGCCCTCGCCAAAGGTCTCAAAGATCGAGGACTCACGTCCGCCACCATCGGTCTCGATGAACACATGGCCTTCGTCTTCTCTGACGGAATTCGTGCCGCCAACGCGCATGTCAACGTCGTCTCAGCCACGCCGATTACAGCTGGCTGCCGCATGATCAAAGACGCGCACGAGATCGAATGCATGCGTCTCGCTTGCCACGCCACGCTGCTCGTCTACCGTGCAGTTGCGCAGTCTCTTCAGGTCGGAATGACGACGACGGATGTTCGCATGCTCATTGCTGCCGCCTACCATCGCGTAGGCTTCGAAGGCGAAGCCAGCCTCAATGTTGACGAATTCACGGCGGTGCCGCATGGTTCAGCCAAGCCGCAAACTCTGCGCCAGGGCTCCATCCTCATGCTCGATGACGGCTGCTCCGTCGAGGGCTACCAGTCCGATATCACCCGCACTTTCGTTCTCGGCAAACCGACTGACAAGATGAAGTCCGTCTTCGATCTCGTCCAACGCGCCCAATCCGCAGCGCTCAAAACCGCGCGTCCCGGCGTTCCGGCGGCCGATGTTGATGCAGCCGCGCGCAAAGTCATCGTCGATGGCGGCTACGGACCCGGCTTCAAATACTTCACCCACCGCGTCGGCCATGGCATCGGCATGGACGGCCACGAGTGGCCTTATCTCGTCCGCAACGATATGTACGGCTGGGATCTCGCTCCAAAGCTCGAAGCAAATATGACCTTCAGCGACGAACCCGGCATATACATTCCCGGCGAATTCGGCATCCGCCTCGAAGACGATATGCTCATCACCCATGACGGCGCGGAACTCCTCACCCCGCAATGCCCATCGCTGGAAGATCCTTTCGCTAACGTGCAGTAG
- the lepB gene encoding signal peptidase I, with the protein MSPTTKISSGSTNRTASANINREETPFEALASICSVLVVGLFILTFLAQNYLIPSGSMENTLLVGDHLVVDQITLMAPTSWMPLVRYREPRRGDIVVFHKPVYQPGIDAPNADGTPRYTPLVKRLIGVPGDHIHLRNGIVFVNGVAQPVGFAQPTTADNFNEFLDDFPAVPPAGAPGATESWAVNFPSYIQDGDLVVPPGMYFMMGDNRHNSLDSRFWGFVPRANILGRPLFNYWSFEAPDGRLEQTGFGHMLAWMGHVVVNFFPDTRWKRTFHVVH; encoded by the coding sequence ATGAGCCCAACAACGAAGATTTCTTCCGGTTCGACAAATCGCACAGCTTCCGCCAATATCAATCGGGAAGAAACCCCTTTCGAGGCGCTGGCCAGTATCTGCTCAGTTCTGGTGGTGGGCCTGTTCATTCTGACGTTCTTAGCCCAGAACTACCTCATTCCATCCGGTTCGATGGAGAACACGTTACTCGTAGGCGATCACCTGGTCGTCGACCAGATCACGCTCATGGCGCCCACTTCGTGGATGCCGCTAGTAAGGTATCGCGAGCCGAGGCGCGGCGATATCGTGGTGTTCCATAAGCCCGTTTATCAACCCGGTATTGATGCGCCAAACGCCGATGGCACGCCGCGATACACTCCCCTTGTGAAGAGATTGATTGGAGTGCCCGGCGATCATATTCACCTGCGCAACGGCATCGTGTTTGTGAATGGAGTCGCACAGCCGGTGGGATTTGCGCAGCCGACCACGGCAGATAACTTCAACGAGTTTCTCGACGATTTCCCCGCAGTACCTCCAGCCGGGGCGCCCGGGGCAACTGAGTCGTGGGCCGTGAACTTCCCGAGTTATATCCAGGACGGCGATCTGGTGGTACCGCCAGGCATGTATTTCATGATGGGCGACAACCGGCATAACAGCCTGGACTCGCGCTTTTGGGGCTTCGTGCCACGCGCGAACATACTTGGCCGTCCCTTGTTCAATTATTGGTCGTTCGAGGCCCCAGACGGTCGACTTGAACAAACAGGATTCGGTCACATGCTCGCGTGGATGGGCCACGTTGTGGTGAATTTCTTCCCGGATACCCGCTGGAAGCGCACTTTCCACGTTGTTCATTAA
- a CDS encoding GNAT family N-acetyltransferase, translated as MKAAFRLRVATEEDIPALHALIEASVRGLQADDYTPAQIEGALGTVLGLDTQLIRDRTYIVAEEAVEKPKAPNRLAGCGGWSKRKTLFGADQGPGREPELLDPATDAAKVRAIFVHPDFARRGLGSLILATVEDAARAAGFTQFEMGSTLTGVPLYRLKGYVETERIAVPLKNGEALPVVRMVKAHTTS; from the coding sequence ATGAAAGCTGCGTTTCGATTGCGTGTCGCAACGGAGGAGGACATTCCTGCGCTACATGCGCTGATTGAGGCGTCGGTGCGTGGATTGCAGGCTGACGACTACACGCCGGCACAGATCGAGGGTGCGCTGGGAACGGTGCTGGGGCTGGACACGCAGCTGATCCGCGACCGGACGTACATTGTTGCTGAAGAGGCCGTAGAAAAACCGAAAGCACCGAATCGCCTGGCCGGGTGCGGCGGATGGTCGAAGCGGAAGACGCTGTTTGGCGCAGACCAAGGGCCCGGACGCGAGCCGGAGTTGCTCGATCCAGCGACGGATGCGGCGAAGGTACGGGCGATCTTCGTGCATCCGGATTTTGCGCGGAGAGGATTGGGCTCATTGATTCTGGCTACCGTTGAGGATGCTGCCCGGGCTGCCGGGTTTACCCAGTTCGAGATGGGTTCGACACTGACCGGCGTGCCGCTCTACCGGCTGAAAGGCTACGTGGAGACCGAGCGGATTGCGGTACCTCTGAAGAACGGCGAGGCGCTGCCGGTGGTGAGGATGGTCAAGGCTCATACCACTTCATGA
- a CDS encoding rhodanese-like domain-containing protein, with protein sequence MSWVPFGVVLVLAIGYISMKRSGQISSKEASEFLRNGAMVIDVRSLDEFESGHIMQAHNIPLDKVEMMALSVIRDRNKVLLLHCSTGVRSNLAKKKLMDMGFKNAYNLGSYERARKIVTNQ encoded by the coding sequence ATGTCATGGGTACCATTTGGTGTCGTCCTCGTTCTGGCCATCGGCTACATATCGATGAAGCGTTCGGGCCAGATCTCGTCGAAGGAAGCTTCGGAATTCCTCAGGAACGGAGCGATGGTGATCGACGTGCGGAGCTTGGACGAGTTTGAGTCTGGACACATCATGCAGGCTCACAACATTCCATTGGATAAGGTTGAGATGATGGCGCTCTCGGTCATCCGGGATCGGAATAAAGTGCTTTTGTTGCACTGCTCCACCGGGGTGCGCAGTAACTTAGCCAAGAAAAAGCTCATGGATATGGGATTCAAGAATGCGTACAACCTGGGATCCTACGAACGAGCCCGCAAGATCGTTACCAACCAGTAG
- a CDS encoding molybdopterin-dependent oxidoreductase, with protein MAAAETSPFRVVHTVCSHDCPDSCAVLVTVDANGNAVKVQGDPSQPVTQGFLCGKVAKYLDRVYSPQRILYPLKRKAGVAKGPLKRGEEHEAFERVSWDEALSSIAGKLQQISDEFGPESILPYSYAGTIGVLGFGSMDRRFFHRLGGSQLDRTICSEAGGVAWNLVYGKKLGTPTEDYKLAKLIVAWGANIHGNNVHLWPMVEQARRNGARLIVIDPYKTRTAALADWHIAIRPGTDAALALGMMHVILREGLEDRAYIAEMTHGFEPLAERVREYTPERVAAWTGMKAGEIEQLAREYTTTRPAALRMNYGVQRSENGGTAVRAIAMLPALTGAWKYRGGGGSLSTSGAFAWNKRELERMDLALDSPLGRPARTVNMSQLGQALTELGQGRDANVEDGPAVQALFVYNSNPGAVAPNQNAVLKGMARPDLFTVVHDLFFNDTTDYADYVLPATTFLEHTDIQGAYGHYFVQLSQQAIEPPGEARSNVWLFGQMAQYMDFTETCFRDTEEQLIRQALAVGLDGRSKNAGMEHISLEDLREQGHIPLAFHRDPKGSPFLPFASGKLATPSGKIEFYSETLARKGKDALPGFLPPAESRWSEGAKRFPLEFLGRKADNYMNSTFANLDGHRKMEARTSQRLEMHPTDAKAREIADGDNVRVWNDRGEIVLTALVDGSVPEGVVAGRMDWAKFNDGGATLNALTSERLTDIGAGATFYSVLVEVAKA; from the coding sequence ATGGCTGCTGCTGAGACTTCCCCATTTCGCGTTGTGCACACGGTGTGCTCTCACGATTGCCCGGACAGTTGCGCTGTGCTCGTCACCGTTGACGCAAACGGGAACGCTGTAAAGGTGCAGGGTGATCCTTCGCAGCCAGTGACGCAAGGGTTTCTATGCGGCAAGGTTGCGAAATATCTCGACCGCGTTTACTCTCCGCAGCGGATCCTCTATCCGCTCAAAAGAAAGGCCGGTGTTGCCAAGGGGCCATTAAAGCGAGGCGAGGAACACGAAGCCTTCGAGCGTGTCAGCTGGGATGAAGCGCTCAGTTCCATTGCCGGCAAGCTGCAGCAAATTAGCGACGAGTTTGGGCCGGAGTCAATCCTGCCCTACAGTTATGCGGGCACCATCGGCGTGCTGGGGTTCGGATCGATGGATCGGCGCTTCTTCCACCGTCTGGGTGGGAGCCAGCTTGACCGCACAATTTGCTCCGAAGCTGGCGGAGTGGCGTGGAACCTGGTGTATGGGAAGAAGCTCGGAACGCCGACCGAAGACTACAAGCTGGCGAAGCTGATTGTGGCTTGGGGCGCGAATATCCACGGCAACAACGTTCATCTATGGCCGATGGTCGAGCAGGCGCGTCGAAACGGAGCACGGCTGATCGTGATCGACCCCTACAAAACGCGCACGGCGGCTCTGGCGGATTGGCATATTGCGATTCGGCCCGGCACAGACGCGGCGCTGGCGCTGGGGATGATGCACGTCATCTTGCGCGAAGGACTTGAAGATCGCGCTTACATTGCCGAGATGACCCACGGGTTTGAACCGCTCGCGGAGCGTGTGCGCGAATACACACCGGAGCGCGTGGCGGCATGGACCGGAATGAAGGCCGGTGAGATTGAACAACTGGCGCGCGAGTACACAACCACGCGACCGGCGGCTTTGCGCATGAACTATGGAGTGCAGCGCAGTGAGAATGGCGGAACAGCCGTGCGAGCAATTGCGATGCTGCCCGCGCTGACAGGGGCATGGAAATATCGCGGAGGAGGCGGCTCGCTGTCGACTTCAGGCGCGTTCGCGTGGAACAAGCGGGAACTGGAACGGATGGACTTGGCTCTGGACTCACCGCTCGGACGCCCGGCGCGGACAGTAAACATGTCTCAGCTCGGCCAGGCACTGACGGAACTTGGCCAGGGACGAGATGCAAACGTTGAAGATGGGCCTGCTGTACAAGCGCTGTTTGTGTACAACTCGAATCCGGGCGCGGTGGCTCCGAATCAGAACGCGGTGCTGAAGGGAATGGCGCGGCCCGATCTGTTTACTGTGGTGCACGATCTCTTCTTCAACGACACGACCGACTACGCGGATTATGTGCTGCCTGCAACGACGTTCCTCGAACATACCGACATCCAGGGCGCTTACGGACACTACTTTGTGCAGCTGTCGCAGCAGGCCATCGAGCCTCCAGGTGAGGCGCGGTCGAATGTGTGGCTGTTCGGGCAAATGGCGCAGTATATGGATTTCACCGAAACCTGCTTCCGCGATACTGAGGAACAGCTAATTCGGCAGGCCTTGGCAGTGGGCCTCGACGGACGTTCCAAGAATGCGGGGATGGAGCACATCAGCCTGGAGGATCTGCGGGAACAGGGACACATTCCGCTGGCATTCCATCGTGATCCCAAAGGATCGCCGTTCTTGCCGTTTGCGTCAGGAAAGCTGGCAACTCCTTCTGGGAAGATCGAATTCTACTCGGAGACGCTGGCGCGAAAAGGAAAGGATGCTCTTCCTGGGTTTCTGCCTCCTGCCGAATCGCGATGGAGTGAAGGCGCTAAGCGTTTCCCGCTGGAATTCCTGGGCCGGAAAGCGGACAACTACATGAACTCGACGTTCGCCAATCTTGATGGGCACCGGAAGATGGAGGCGCGCACGAGCCAGCGGCTGGAGATGCACCCTACCGATGCGAAGGCACGGGAGATCGCGGACGGCGACAATGTGCGGGTATGGAACGATCGCGGCGAGATTGTACTGACGGCGCTGGTCGATGGCAGCGTTCCGGAGGGTGTGGTTGCAGGGCGGATGGACTGGGCCAAGTTCAATGACGGCGGAGCCACCTTGAATGCACTCACCAGCGAGCGCTTGACGGACATTGGAGCAGGAGCTACGTTCTATTCAGTATTGGTGGAAGTGGCGAAGGCCTGA
- a CDS encoding nuclear transport factor 2 family protein, translating into MKRLLLAALLCLCPIACSVAQTASAAADETEIRAAIKAQTEAWNHADIPAFMQAYEDSPDTTFIGATLGKGYQPIRERYLRNYTTPEQMGKLTFNDLDIRLLPSGCGKSEIALVTGRFHLDRTAHGEAKKDDGIFSLVWRKGPHGWKIILDHTS; encoded by the coding sequence GTGAAAAGACTTCTCCTGGCAGCACTTCTCTGTCTCTGTCCCATCGCATGTTCAGTTGCGCAAACCGCCTCGGCCGCTGCTGACGAAACCGAGATTCGCGCCGCCATCAAAGCGCAGACGGAAGCCTGGAACCATGCGGACATCCCCGCGTTCATGCAGGCTTACGAGGATTCGCCCGACACCACTTTCATTGGAGCGACGCTCGGGAAGGGCTACCAGCCGATCCGCGAGCGCTACTTGCGCAACTACACAACGCCCGAGCAGATGGGCAAACTCACTTTTAACGACCTTGATATCCGTTTGCTCCCGTCAGGCTGCGGAAAATCAGAGATCGCTCTCGTTACCGGCAGGTTCCACCTGGACCGCACTGCCCACGGTGAAGCCAAGAAGGATGACGGTATTTTCTCCCTCGTCTGGCGCAAGGGTCCGCACGGCTGGAAGATTATCCTCGACCACACCAGCTAG
- a CDS encoding response regulator → MADFTSEITSAILLSEGFLLSRIASKCFGCVVDVFRTEAGGSMTAELDRRTVLVIDDDRILADTLAQILRLNGFQPVALYSGEEAIELVERLQPDIVLSDIRMSRVDGIEAAKRIRELHPECRVILFTAHPVSAAMRHMIHGLDFELLQRPLHPEEVLTALRNAPQ, encoded by the coding sequence GTGGCTGATTTCACGAGTGAAATTACATCGGCAATATTGCTGAGCGAGGGCTTCCTCCTCTCCCGGATTGCATCAAAATGTTTTGGCTGCGTTGTGGATGTTTTTCGGACCGAAGCAGGAGGATCCATGACAGCGGAATTAGATAGACGTACGGTATTGGTAATTGACGATGACAGGATTCTTGCTGACACACTGGCGCAAATTTTGAGGCTGAACGGGTTTCAGCCCGTGGCCCTATACAGCGGAGAAGAGGCTATTGAACTGGTAGAGAGGCTTCAGCCCGACATTGTATTAAGTGACATCCGCATGAGCCGGGTAGATGGTATTGAGGCTGCCAAACGAATCCGAGAGTTGCATCCGGAATGCAGGGTAATTCTGTTCACGGCGCATCCTGTATCGGCGGCGATGAGACATATGATCCACGGATTGGACTTCGAACTTCTTCAGCGCCCTCTGCATCCTGAGGAGGTCCTGACAGCACTGCGCAATGCACCGCAATAG
- a CDS encoding histidine triad nucleotide-binding protein → MSCLFCQIIDGSIPSKPIYQDDECYAFADINPQAPVHILIVPRKHVASIAHAGKEHNSLVGHLHWVAAEIARSKGLVEGYRTVINTGEHGGQTVEHIHVHLLGGRHLAWPPG, encoded by the coding sequence ATGAGCTGCCTATTTTGCCAGATCATTGATGGAAGCATTCCATCCAAACCTATCTATCAGGATGACGAGTGCTATGCTTTCGCCGACATCAATCCGCAGGCTCCTGTCCATATACTCATTGTTCCTCGTAAACACGTAGCGTCCATCGCCCATGCTGGGAAAGAGCACAATTCATTGGTCGGCCATCTGCACTGGGTTGCGGCCGAGATTGCCCGCTCCAAAGGACTGGTGGAAGGCTATCGAACCGTCATTAATACAGGGGAGCATGGTGGGCAGACTGTCGAACATATTCATGTCCACCTGTTAGGTGGCCGCCATCTCGCGTGGCCTCCGGGCTAA